From the genome of Rarobacter incanus, one region includes:
- a CDS encoding metal ABC transporter permease — MSPADIAQVFALPFMGRALLVAAVISVAAAMIGLFVNLRNLEFVSDGLTHSVFPGLVIGYIVGGTEWMVVGALAAAMIGAVTLTVLDRRHVGSDAAVAVVLTSMFSIGVVLVSRRSGYVSELEQLLFGNLLAIPPQLVGQIVAVSAAACLIIVIGWKWFLFRAFDARGFAAAGFPTLPYDVALNSAVALIVVAGSQAIGNLMVLALIIVPVGAARLVTRRVLLITPIAAALAVTANAVGLVVGFDLSVNQDVSASPSAVAVLTLIAFYLVIMAMGLLARAFASHGKSPTSSPSPPPSAPDHDAVDRAAARGAALSGAGASGAGEAGVASADGAMSDAGVPGAGAAGVASADGAMSDAGVPGGAAGAGAPARGGAEGGAAATATAFDGGREEGRG, encoded by the coding sequence ATGAGCCCGGCGGACATTGCGCAGGTATTCGCGCTTCCCTTCATGGGCAGGGCGCTGCTGGTGGCGGCGGTCATTTCCGTCGCCGCCGCGATGATCGGCCTGTTCGTGAACTTGCGAAACCTCGAATTCGTCTCCGACGGATTGACGCACTCGGTGTTCCCGGGCCTCGTCATCGGGTACATCGTGGGCGGCACGGAATGGATGGTGGTCGGCGCGCTCGCGGCCGCCATGATCGGCGCCGTTACGCTGACGGTCCTGGACCGCCGCCATGTTGGATCGGATGCCGCGGTCGCGGTCGTGCTCACGTCCATGTTCTCGATCGGGGTCGTGCTTGTTTCGCGGCGATCAGGTTACGTCTCGGAGCTGGAACAGCTACTGTTCGGGAACCTGCTCGCTATTCCGCCGCAATTGGTCGGACAGATCGTTGCGGTGAGCGCCGCGGCCTGCCTGATCATCGTGATCGGCTGGAAGTGGTTCCTGTTCCGAGCCTTCGACGCGCGCGGGTTCGCCGCGGCCGGATTCCCGACGCTGCCGTACGACGTGGCGCTCAATAGTGCGGTCGCGCTAATCGTCGTCGCAGGGTCGCAGGCCATCGGGAATCTGATGGTTTTGGCCCTGATAATTGTTCCCGTGGGGGCGGCGCGCCTGGTTACGCGCAGGGTCCTTCTTATTACCCCGATTGCCGCTGCGCTGGCCGTCACGGCCAACGCGGTGGGTCTGGTCGTGGGCTTCGATCTATCGGTCAACCAGGACGTTTCGGCATCGCCATCGGCGGTCGCGGTGCTAACGCTCATAGCCTTCTACCTGGTCATCATGGCCATGGGCCTATTGGCGCGGGCCTTCGCATCGCACGGAAAATCACCGACGAGTTCCCCGTCCCCCCCTCCCAGCGCCCCCGATCACGATGCGGTTGACCGCGCGGCGGCGCGCGGCGCCGCGTTGTCGGGTGCCGGGGCGTCGGGTGCCGGTGAGGCGGGTGTTGCTTCGGCGGATGGTGCGATGTCGGATGCCGGTGTGCCGGGTGCCGGTGCGGCGGGTGTTGCTTCGGCGGATGGTGCGATGTCGGATGCCGGTGTGCCGGGTGGTGCGGCGGGTGCCGGCGCACCTGCCAGGGGCGGAGCCGAAGGCGGCGCAGCCGCCACCGCCACCGCATTCGATGGGGGACGGGAGGAAGGGCGAGGGTGA
- a CDS encoding metal ABC transporter ATP-binding protein has product MTGTDGTAPSLDLADAAFSYGGPPALSGVTAHARAGDAIALIGPNGSGKSTLIKGLLGLVGCVSGTVRVLGESPRDARRRVGLMPQTEELDPEFPVTLRQVVMMGRYRQMGAMRWPSAADKEAVKQAIDRVGLSGHERRRFGELSGGQQQRGILARAIVSGPRILLLDEPFNGLDQTNRDALLKLVSELRAEGVTIVTSTHDLQLARDVCSHVMLLNKSMIAFGPIASTLTLDKIETTFHGLGVEIDEHTLTTPDHDHGRHG; this is encoded by the coding sequence GTGACTGGAACGGATGGAACTGCCCCGAGCCTTGATCTCGCGGACGCGGCCTTCAGCTACGGGGGACCCCCCGCGCTCAGCGGCGTAACCGCGCACGCGCGCGCGGGTGACGCGATCGCACTGATCGGACCGAACGGCTCGGGCAAGTCTACGTTGATCAAGGGCCTGCTGGGCCTGGTCGGATGCGTCAGCGGCACGGTGCGCGTCCTGGGCGAATCTCCCAGGGACGCGCGCCGCCGCGTGGGCCTGATGCCGCAGACGGAAGAACTCGACCCCGAATTTCCCGTTACCCTGCGGCAGGTCGTCATGATGGGGCGCTACCGGCAGATGGGTGCCATGCGCTGGCCCAGCGCCGCCGACAAAGAAGCCGTCAAGCAAGCGATAGATCGCGTGGGGCTGAGCGGGCACGAGCGGCGGCGCTTCGGCGAGCTGTCCGGAGGCCAACAGCAGCGCGGGATATTGGCGCGGGCAATAGTGTCAGGCCCGCGGATTCTGCTGCTCGACGAGCCTTTCAACGGCCTGGATCAGACCAATCGCGATGCGCTCCTCAAACTCGTAAGCGAACTGCGCGCGGAGGGCGTGACGATCGTGACGTCCACCCACGACCTGCAACTTGCCCGCGATGTTTGTAGCCACGTCATGCTGCTGAATAAGTCCATGATCGCGTTCGGACCCATCGCGTCAACCCTCACCCTCGACAAAATCGAAACGACCTTCCACGGGCTCGGGGTCGAGATCGACGAACACACCCTGACCACACCCGATCACGACCACGGCCGGCACGGATGA
- a CDS encoding metal ABC transporter permease, which produces MNSFYQLAQSEALVLGLLAGIVGPIVLLRKRAFFTVALTHASFPGGIIAALMGMNVVLGAGVFSLVLVAVLAALSRVRRQGDQVATGVVLTGGFALGMLLQSLNPARAGAVSSYLVGSILTVRESDVAASAVVLAAAVIVVGVWGKELVFSSFDRVGYAAVGYSPVFIDVIALVLIAATVAVMMPAAGAILAIALIVGPAAAARALTGRLFLLMPLAATFGVISTLGGLEISKAWNVAAGGSMSLLAAALFVCALLVRAGVTRLRAAR; this is translated from the coding sequence GTGAACTCGTTCTATCAATTGGCGCAAAGCGAAGCGCTGGTGCTGGGGCTCCTGGCCGGGATCGTGGGGCCGATTGTGCTGCTGCGCAAGCGCGCGTTCTTTACGGTTGCGCTCACTCACGCGAGCTTCCCCGGCGGCATCATCGCGGCGCTTATGGGAATGAATGTGGTCCTTGGAGCGGGGGTCTTCAGCCTGGTGCTCGTTGCGGTGCTGGCCGCGCTGAGCCGCGTCCGGCGGCAGGGCGACCAGGTTGCGACGGGCGTGGTGCTGACCGGCGGGTTTGCTCTGGGCATGCTGCTGCAATCGCTCAATCCCGCGCGCGCGGGCGCGGTGAGTTCTTACCTGGTCGGATCCATCTTGACGGTGCGTGAATCCGACGTCGCGGCCAGTGCCGTGGTCCTGGCGGCGGCGGTCATTGTCGTGGGCGTTTGGGGTAAGGAACTGGTGTTTTCTAGCTTCGACCGCGTCGGCTATGCGGCGGTGGGGTACTCGCCGGTTTTCATCGATGTTATTGCGCTTGTGCTCATTGCCGCGACGGTTGCCGTGATGATGCCGGCAGCGGGCGCAATCCTTGCGATCGCGTTGATAGTGGGGCCAGCGGCCGCCGCCAGAGCGTTGACCGGGCGGCTGTTCCTGCTGATGCCGCTGGCGGCCACCTTCGGTGTCATTAGCACGCTCGGCGGGCTGGAGATATCGAAGGCCTGGAACGTGGCTGCGGGCGGTTCGATGTCGCTGCTCGCGGCCGCCTTATTCGTGTGTGCTCTGTTGGTGCGCGCCGGGGTGACGCGGCTGCGGGCGGCGCGCTGA